Within the Planctomonas sp. JC2975 genome, the region TCCATGAACCAACAAGGCAACACCAAGTCGACCCAGGTCAGCGGAATTACCCCGACCAACCTGAAGTCTTTCAACGCCTGGATCGCCAAGGAGGACGCGATCGATGCGCCGTCGACCAGCGGCGTCGGAGCCCTGACGCTCGAGGAGCTGAAGACGGCAGCAGTGAACCGGCCTAACAGCCCAGGCTTCGAGCAACTGCAAGACGTGCTGGATCGAGCGTTCTCCGACATCCGGAATGGGCAGGAAGTTGACACCACACTGAAGAACGCGCAGAGCGAGCTTCAGTCGGATTGGGATCAGCTCAAATGACACTCAAGGTCGAGGCTCGGGAGGCGGAGGTGTGGACCCCCTCGGTCCGCACCGCGCCTCCCCGGCCTCGCCGCCGACGGCGGACACGACGCAAGCAGGTCGGGTTTCTCGTGGGATTCCTTCTTCCCACACTCGTTCTCCTCGTGGGGATGCGAGTGCTGCCCAGCATCCAGGCTGTCGGCGACAGCTTCTTCCGCAAGCCGATCACTGCCACCTCAGAGCACTTCGTCGGGCTGCAGAACTACGTCACGCTCTTCACCGATCCCCGATTCATCGGAGTACTCGGGGTCACAGGACTCTTCCTGGTGATCATCATCCCGGTGCAAGTGGTCGCCGCAGTGGGGCTGGGCCTTCTTCTGAACGAGGCCTTCCCCGGCGCATCCGGCGCACGCGTGTTCGTGTACCTCCCGGTGGCGGCGCCGGGCGCAGTCGCCGCGATCATCTGGGGTATCGCGTTCCAACAACAGGGACCGTTCAACGCAGTGTTGGGCGCGCTGCATCTGCCGCAACAGCCTTTCCTCAGCTCGCCGGACCAGGCGCTTCTCTGCATCGTCGTGCTGATGTCATGGATCGGCGTCGGCTATTGGACGCTGTTCGTGATCGCAGGTCTTCAGGATGTTCCGGTGCAGCAGTACGAGGCCGCAACACTCGACGGTGCTGGATGGTGGCGCACCCTTTTCTCGGTCACCCTGCCGAATCTGCGCCGCCCCCTGGTGTTCGTCATTGTCGCCAACACTGTCGCGAATGTGCTCGCCTTCGTTCCGATTTCGATTCTGACCAGAGGTGGGCCGGCCGGCAGCACGAGGCTGATCATGTACGACATCTACGATCGAACGTTCACGCTCGGTAACCCGAACCTAGGTCTGGCTGAAGTTGTCGTGCTCTTGATCTTCCTGATCGCGGTGACCAGCCTGCAGTTCCGGTTGCTCGGACGGGAGGACTCATGAGCCGGCTCTCCAACGCAATCGGCACGACCCGCCCGCGTCGAGTTGCCGTCGCCATCGCAGGCTGGATCGTTGCCGTCGCATTCATGCTCCCCTTGGCGTGGATGCTGTTCGGAAGCTTCCGCACCGAGACCGACCTCTTCACGAGCCAGTACCCGCTCACACCGTGGATCCTTCTGCCACGTACGTTCACCCTGAGCAACTACACCGATCTCCTCGGTGGCGGGTTCAGCCTGAGCGTCTGGAACTCGATCTTCGTCACCGCGATCACTGTGGTCGTTGGTGTAGTTGTGAACGCCATGGCGGCATTCGCCTTCACCCTTTCCCGGGGACGCGGCGCGACGCTGCTCTTCGGATTCGTCGTGCTCTGCTTCCTCATCCCGTTCGACGCCCTTGCCGTGCCGCTGGCAGATCTGTTCAAGGACTGGAACCTCTGGAACAGCTACGCGGGTCTCATCCTGCCCGGTATCGCCAACGGCTTCGTGATCTTCGCACTGCGGCAGTTCTTCCTCGGCATACCAGGCGAACTATCGGAAGCGGCACGAATTGACGGGCTGAGCTCGTGGGGGATCTTCTGGCGCATCTACCTCCCACTCTCCAAACCAGCGCTGATCGCGGCCGGCTTCACGCTGTTCCTCTTCCAATGGGGCGCCTACCTGTGGCCACTGCTCATCGGCACGGCACCCGACAAGATGCTGGGCCCGATCGCATTAGCCACACTGTCATCCCAAACCCAGGTGCACTGGGGAGAGATCTTCGCCGGCGCCGTGCTGCTGACAATCGTGCCCATGGTGCTTCTGCTTTTCTTCCAGCGCCACTTCACCGGATCACTTTCCACATCGGGAAGCAAAGGATAAGGACTTCATGCTCATCTTGGACACTGACATCGGAAGCGATGTGGACGACGCAATGGCACTGGGGGTGGTGCTGGGCTCACCCGAGCTCGCACCGTTCGCTGTCACGACCGTCTACGGCGACACCACTCTCAGGGCGCAACTCACCACCCGACTCCTCTCTCTGAGCGCAGGTGCGCATCCGACACACATTGTTCCCGGCCGCACCGAAACTCTCAGTGGGAAGCCCGTCTGGTGGGCAGGACACGAAGGCAAGCGATACTCCGACCTGAGTCGCGAGGCCGTGACCGCGGGTGAGGATGCTGTGGCATTTATCACACGGATCGCAGCCGAACATCCCGGCGAAGTCGACCTTCTGGCAATCGGGCCGCTGACGAACGTTGCGGAATGCCTGAATACGGACCCCGACTTCGCCGTCAACCTGCGTCGACTTGTGATTATGGGCGGTGACTTCCGCGTAGGGGCAGCACGAGTCGCCGAACACAACATTGCCTCGGACATTACAGCGGCACAGCGCGTCTTCGACTCCGACCTCGAGATCGCAGTGGGCGGCCTGGACCTCACCATGCAGTTGACCGTCGGACGATCAATCGTCGACGAGATCGCCTCCTCGGGCCCGTTCGGCGCAGCACTGGCTGAGGAAATCGCGGAGTGGTGGACGTTCCTCGACCACTCGGAGAACACTCCTCACGACCCCATCCTCGCGATATACCTCGCCCGACCCGACCTCTTCAACACGGTGCGGGCTCGCGTGACCATCTCGGATGACGGCATCACGCATGAACACGCGACAGAGAACGGCACGGTGCAGATCGTCCAAGGCATGAAACGGGAGACCGTACTGGAGGAGATCGTTCAGCGGATCCGGGCTGCAGGATGACAAGAATATGAACGAACTGGTGAGAGCTCATCCGCCCGTCCTGGTCGTCGGCTCGCTCAACATCGACCGCACAGTCATCGTCGAGGAACTCCCACGCCCCGGCGAAACGGTAGTCGCCATAAGTTCCCACAGCTCGCCCGGCGGGAAGGGCTCGAACCAGGCGGTGGCAGCCGCGCTAGTGGGCGCCGAGGTGGTGTTCGTGGGTGCGATAGGGGCCGACGAGCCGGGCCGGGCCGCGCTACGAAACATGGCAGCCAGGGGTATCAACACCAGCTGGACCGTCGAAGTCGCAGACTGCCCAACC harbors:
- a CDS encoding sugar ABC transporter permease, with the protein product MRVLPSIQAVGDSFFRKPITATSEHFVGLQNYVTLFTDPRFIGVLGVTGLFLVIIIPVQVVAAVGLGLLLNEAFPGASGARVFVYLPVAAPGAVAAIIWGIAFQQQGPFNAVLGALHLPQQPFLSSPDQALLCIVVLMSWIGVGYWTLFVIAGLQDVPVQQYEAATLDGAGWWRTLFSVTLPNLRRPLVFVIVANTVANVLAFVPISILTRGGPAGSTRLIMYDIYDRTFTLGNPNLGLAEVVVLLIFLIAVTSLQFRLLGREDS
- a CDS encoding carbohydrate ABC transporter permease — translated: MSRLSNAIGTTRPRRVAVAIAGWIVAVAFMLPLAWMLFGSFRTETDLFTSQYPLTPWILLPRTFTLSNYTDLLGGGFSLSVWNSIFVTAITVVVGVVVNAMAAFAFTLSRGRGATLLFGFVVLCFLIPFDALAVPLADLFKDWNLWNSYAGLILPGIANGFVIFALRQFFLGIPGELSEAARIDGLSSWGIFWRIYLPLSKPALIAAGFTLFLFQWGAYLWPLLIGTAPDKMLGPIALATLSSQTQVHWGEIFAGAVLLTIVPMVLLLFFQRHFTGSLSTSGSKG
- a CDS encoding nucleoside hydrolase, yielding MLILDTDIGSDVDDAMALGVVLGSPELAPFAVTTVYGDTTLRAQLTTRLLSLSAGAHPTHIVPGRTETLSGKPVWWAGHEGKRYSDLSREAVTAGEDAVAFITRIAAEHPGEVDLLAIGPLTNVAECLNTDPDFAVNLRRLVIMGGDFRVGAARVAEHNIASDITAAQRVFDSDLEIAVGGLDLTMQLTVGRSIVDEIASSGPFGAALAEEIAEWWTFLDHSENTPHDPILAIYLARPDLFNTVRARVTISDDGITHEHATENGTVQIVQGMKRETVLEEIVQRIRAAG